Sequence from the Amblyraja radiata isolate CabotCenter1 chromosome 24, sAmbRad1.1.pri, whole genome shotgun sequence genome:
CTTTCTCGAAGTTTTCTCCAGAGTTGTCTGAAACTTTCTCCGAGATTTCTTCAGAGGTTTTAAAGAACCTCTCCGGTTTTTGAAGAATTTATCTGGGGGTTTGAAGGATTTTCCACCCAAGGATTCCTCCAGCTTCCAGCCCGTCGCTGCCCCTCCGTCCCTCCACCGCTGGCGGTCAGTGTGTGGCCTTCAGGCCGCCCAGACGCCACTATATATGGGCGGAGAATGCAGGTACCTGCGCCTGTGAGGATTGCGGTCATGGGAGActcccctctacctctctctctgcgGTCAGGAATGTTGCCCCCAGGTAGATTGAAACCACTCCCTGCCCCCGGACAAAACCGGCCCGTCCGCTCcactgtgggagggagagaaactcacctgaggggagggagggagagtgggagtgggagagggagagggagagggagaaggagaaggagcgggaaagggagagggagagggagggagagagagaggaagggagagagagagagggggagagagagagagggggagagagaggggtgagagtgagagagggaagagatagagaggggagagggagagggaggggagagagagagataggtggaggggagaaagaggggggagagagagagagggagtgggagagagagggagagagaagagacagggggatagagagaaaggggggagagagagagggagagggaagggggaggaagagagagggggcggtgagagagaggggagagaaggagagaggggggtggagagagggtggagagagagagaggaggggagagagatgggggagtgagagacgggaggggaggaagaggggagacagagatggactgatggagaggaggagggaggggagtggggaaagatgttgggccgaagggcatgtttccatgctatgattctagcccggctgttatcaggcaactgaaccgtcctctcaccaactagacagcggtcctgacttcccatccacctcattggagaccctcggactatctttaatcgggcttgaccttgcattaaacgttattccctttatcctgtatctgtacactgtggacggctcaattgtaatcatgtacagtcttcccgctgactggatagcacgcgacaagaaagcttttcactgtacctcgctacacgggaCAGTAAACTAGACTgattttgcttgggcatcttacaccccagcggtgtgaacattgacttgtctaactccaagtaactcttgctttcacccctctctctccgtctctcctccTCTCAGTTCTccgattagtttcactgtcctgaacaTTTGACTGGTTGTCACCTTGCCCTCAGCcagcaatgatccattctacattttgccACAGCTTTGCCTTTGATCTCTCTTTTTCACTCCtcaccttccttatctctgtgcctccctttcccctcagtctgaagaagggtctcgacccgaaatgtcagctctacatgttctccacagatgctgcctgacccgctgagttactccagcactctgtgaaacgtcacctaaccatgttctctacCGAGGGAAGTTGCAACGAGAccggggtgtcatggtacaccagtcattgaaagtaggcatgcaggtgcagcaggcagtgaagaaagcgaatggtatgttagcattcatagaaaaaggatttgagtataggagcagggaggttctactgcagttgtacagggtcttggtgagaccacacctggagtattgcgtacagttttggtctcctaatctgaggaaagacattcttgccatagagggagtacagagaaggttcaccagactgattcctgggatgtcaggactttcatatgaagaaagactggatagactcggcttgtactcgctagaatttaaaagattgaggggagatcttatagaaacgtacaaaattcttaaggggttggacaggctagatgcaggaagattgttcccgatattggggaagtccagaacaaggggccacacatagtttaaggataagggggaatcttttaggaccgagatgagaaaaacatttctcacacagaagggccgaatggcctattcctgcacctattttatatgtttctatgtttctctccatgttctccagagatgctgcctgacccgctgagttactccagcactgtgtcgaattgtgttgtgaacagcatggacattgtgggatgaagggcctgttcctgtgctgtttgaTGTTCTGTCACCAGAGTCATCAGACTGTGACTATATTCCAGCCAGCAGTGACGTGGGCTCATAAAGCACAAACCTGTTCTAACTGGGGTGACGGGGTTGGAGAGAATCAACAATGAGTTagatcctgggcgtgcatatctgcaCATCTGCCCGGGACCCAGCACGCTGATTCAATCGGAAAGAAAACACATCAACACCTCTGCTACTTGAAAAAATCGAGAGGATTCAGtttgtcacagagtcacacagcgcaCGCGCGGAAActgccatctacaccagtcccagagTCACACAgtggagatacaggcccttcctccagcccaacttgcccacaccggccaacatgccccatctacactagtctcagagtcatggaaacaggcccttcagcccaacttgcccacaccgaccaacatgccccatctacactagtcccagagccacggaaacaggcccttcagcccaatttgcccacaccggccaacatgccccatctacactagtcccagagtcacggaaacaggcccttccttcagcccaacttgcccacaccgtccaacatgccccatctacactagtcccagcgtcacagaaacaggcccttccttcagcccaacttgcccacaccggccaacatgccccatctacactagtcccagagtcacccagcacagatacaggcccttccttcagcccaacttgcccacaccggccaacatgccccatctacactggtcccagagTCAcccagcacagatacaggcccttccttcagcccaacttgcccacaccgaccaacatgccccatctacactagtcccagagtcacggaacaggcccttccttcagcccaacttgcccacactgtccaacatgccacatctacactaatcccacctgactgcatttggcccatatccctctaaacctgtctgatCCATGTATCTGTATCAACAAATACTctgttgaacttctacaggtctaTGGGAGAGAAGGGTTGAAGGAttccgtcccgaaacgtcacctattctccagagacccgctgagttattcaggcattttgtgtctatatttggtttaaatcgtctcctgcagttccttccgagacAACAGAGATCACATTGACTTTTTCCCCCTGTGAACCtcatggaagaagaaacgtgagcatgTCTCATCCGGCTCCAcctggcggaccctggatcgaaGGTGATCTtagaggattcagaggtaaagagccgagcttgccggtccttcacctctctaagttcctccctcccatccatccctccctctcaactGCAGATGGAGCAGTTGctgcaaatctgtctggagtttTGACACAATTCCCTccgactctgtcttgctctctgaacccctttaaatatgaagaacctcttgatgttctccttggttgcttcccaccagagtgtcggggagtcaaagagcaaatgtatagggctctggtgagaccacatctggagtattgcgtacagttttggtcccctaatttgaggaaggacatccttgggattgaggcagtgcagagtaggttcgcgagattgatccctgggatggcaggactgtcatatgaggaaatattgaaaagactaacatagaaacatagaaaataggtgcaggagttgccattcggcccttcgaacctgcaccgccattcaatatggtcatggctgatcattaggcttgtattcactggagtttcgaaggatgaggggatcttatagaaacatataaaattgtaaaaggactggacaagctagatgcaggaaaaatgttcccaatgttgggcgagtccagaaccaggggccacagtcttagaatattaagactgaggtgagaaaaaaacgttttcacccagagagttgtgaatttgtggaattccctgacaccgagggcagtggaggccaagtcactggatggatttaagagagagttagatagagctctaggggctcgcggagtcaagggatattgggagaaggcaggtacgggttgttgattggggacgatcagccatgatcacaatgaatggcggtgcaggctcgtagggccgaatggcatcctcctgcacctattttatgtttctatctcaaCTGAGATCCTCCTGCAGTTACTGCTTCCTCCACAAGACCTGCCCCTCAACCTACCTGTGTAAGCAGGTGAAGTACATTAGCAGCTTGATAATTAATGAGGCGATGCATACCACAGCTCCATACAGGTGCCCCGGGGCAGATTAAATCTCTCGGTGTCCTGAAGTCTGATCACTGCAGCATAACAACAGTATACATGCCCCTAGGATATTTAACCTCTGCCGGTCCCAGTGTGAAGTGTAAAGAATGTAAACGCAATCACACTGTGACCCTGCAAAGTACATTCTATCCACAAAGCATTCAATTAATTCCTGGTTGAGGCAGAATGTGATGAGTCATAAGAGTcacacagagcggaaacaggcccttcggcccaccgagtccttaccgaccagcgatcatccgttcacacactagtttagtttagagatacaacacagaaacaggcccttcggcccaccgagtctgtgccgaccagcgatcacctgatcacacactagattagtttagagatacagagcgtaaacaggcccttcagcccaccgagtccgtgctgaccagcgatcgcccgttcacacactagtttagtttagagatacaacgcagaaacaggcccttcggcccaccgagtctgtgccgaccagcgatcacccgttcacacactagtttagaaacatagaaaataggtgcagtagtaggtcattcggcccttcgagcctgcaccgccattcaatatgatcatggctgatcatccaactcagtatcctgtacctgccttctctccataccccctgatccctttaaccacaagggccacatctaactccctcttaaatatagtcgatgaactggccttaactaccttctgtggcagagaattccacagattcaccactctctgtgtgaaaaatgtttttctcatctcggtcctaaaagatttcccccttatccttaaactgtgatcccttgttctggacttccacaacaccgggaacaatcttcctgcatctagcctgttcaaccccttaagaattttgtaactttctataagatcccccctcaatcttctaaattctagcgagtacaaaccgagtctatccagtctttctacatatgaaagtcctgccatcccaggaatcagtctggtgaacttctctgtactccctctatggcaagaatgtctttcctcagattagaccaaaactgtacgcaatactccaggtgtggtcttaccaagaccctgtacaactgcagtagtttctccctgctcctatactcaaatccttttgctatgaatgctagtttagagataaagcacagaaacaggcccttcagcccaccgagttcgtgccgaccagcgatcgcctgttcacacactagtttagagacacaacacagaaacaggcccttcagcccaccgagtccatgccgactagcgatcgcccgttcacacactagtttagagacacaacacagaaacaggcccttcagcccaccgagtccatgccgactagcgatcgcccgttcacacactagtttagtttagagatacattggcccaacttgcctacaccaaccaacatgccccatctacactagtcccacctgcccgcgtttggcccatatccctccaaacctgtcctatccatgtacctgtctttaaGTTTGCTATGCATACATTCTGAATCTTgcagactgacctgctgagtaatggCAACAATTCTGCCTTAGAATTAGAGATGTTTTATTATTTGTCACTTCATTTTGTCtgtacatttttatttaattgaGGGTCGGGCACggttgtgcagtggtagagttgctgcctcacagcgccagagaatcgggttccatcctgatcacgggtgctgtctgtacggagtttgcacgttctctccccgtgatatgcgtgggttttctccaggagctccggtttcctcccatactccaaagacgtgcgggtttgcaggttaattggcttcggtaaaaattgtacattgccaccagtttgtgtgtgggatagtgttagtgtgcggggctcactgttcggcatggactcggtgggccgaagggcctgtttccacgctgtatctctaaactaaactagtgtgtgaacgggcgatcgctggtcggcgcggactcggtgggccgaagggactgttcccgcgctgtatctctaaactaaacacattttaacataaacatccaccacagggactcctccacattcctcactgtgatggaaggcgaaataaagttcaatctcttccattTCTTGTTCTCATGCGGTCGGGGGCATCGAGTCTTCTGTTGTCGGGGCGACCTTGGCTCCTCGAGTCTTGtgttgtcggggcgatcttggctcctgtagccggcggtcaggcctcctcatcggggcgatcaagctcctgcatcggggggggaatctcagctccccgcgccgggcgatcggacccgggTCCGGACTAGTCGAACCACCTGCGTCGTTTGGAGctgcccgacatcagtctctacccgagactgcgagctcatcGATGGTGAGAtctgcaggccacggttggagcgtcgatcccaggcaagggatcacaggctccgatggtaagtccatggccccgcggtgacccgagcaaggccgccagctccatgatgttaggccgcagagcgaccggagattcgatgcggaaaacaatcgcatctccagcaaggtaagagattgagaaaaagtttcctccaaccgcctccccccacataaaacaaaccagggaacattaacacaaactttttaaacacactaaaaataattttaaaaagattaaaaaaacagagactgtaggcgaggctgccatcgtatgCACCACCCAGTGAAATTATTGTAAACAATTGATTAAATGGTTTATGGGGAAAATAAGgagtctcctctccctctctctctgtcactgaaATTaatcatgcaggtgcagcaggcagtgaagaaagtataatatagaaaaatgtgagattattcactatggcggcaaaaacaagagggcagagtattatctcaatggggttaggttaggtaagggggaggtgcagcgagacctgggcgtccttgtacactggtcactgaaagttggcgtgcaggtagagcaggcagtgaagaaagctaatggaatgttggccttcatatcaagaggatttcagtataggagtaacgaggttcttctgcagttgtatagggctctggtgagcccacatctggagtacagttttggtctcctaatttgaggaaggacatccttgtgattgaggcagtgcagcgtaggttcacgagattgatccctgggatggcagtactgttatatgaggaaagattgaaaagactaggcttgtattcactggagtttggaagtatgagggggaatcttatagaaacatatacaattctaaaaggactggacaagctagtgggcggcgtgactctcgtcagcagtggcctctgcagtccgtctgtgttttattattttttgtcttgtttttatgtagtttttgttattttttttgttggggtatgtgtgtgcggggtaggggtaactttaaaatctttcccctgcacgggagacccgaccttttctttgtcgggtctccattgtcgttggggctgcaacgtggagcggcctccaacaggaacgacctggggttccagctgcggagctgccgactgctcaccgtcacggggctggccgagtccggagcgggtggagcggtggtggagcgctgctgccacccgacctccggagtttcggaggctgcaactgcgggtctggcggacggcggcaccgggagcccgcgggtccctgctgggtgaccgcttttcagggcttccgcaacggcgacttctcccgcccgagttgcggggttgaagagcacctgagcggggccttacaccatcgccccgcgcggcttggaatggccgcgggactttgcgagcgcccgccggggctctaacaacaagacccggtgcgcgaccttgcatcacccggcgtggctttaatggccgcgggacaatcgccatcgccagccgggggctttgactttgactctgacatcgggggagagagtgcagtggagagataattttttttttgccttccatcacaatgatgtgatggatgtttgtgtaaactgtgttgtgtctcaggtctttttgttttgtaatgtatggctgcagaaacgacatttcgtttggacctcaaggggtccaaatgacaataaattgaattgtatagatgcaggaaaatgttcccaatgttgggtgagtccagaaccaggtgacaCAGTCTTAGataaaaggggaggtcatttaaacctgaggtgagaaaaatatttttcacccagagttgtgaatttatggaattccctgccacagggggcagtgaaggccaagtcattggatggatttaagagagagatagatgagcagagccctagtgagaccacacctggagtattgtgtgcagttttggtcccctaatttcaggaaggacattcttgctattgagggagtgcagcgtaggtttacaagtttaattcccgggatggcgggactgtcaaatgctgagagaatggagcagctgggcttgtgcactctggagttgagaaggatgagagggtatctcattgaaacatataagattgttaagggtttggacaagctagatgcaggaaacatgttcccggtgttggggtatccagaaccaggggccacagtttaagaataaagagtaagccatttagaacggagacgaggaaacactttttctcacagcgagttgtgagtgtagaattctctgcctcagatggcggtggaggcaggttctctggatgctttcaagagagagctagatagggctcttaaaaatagcggagtcaggggacatggggagaaggcaggaacggggtactgattggggatgatcagccatgatcacattgaatggcggagctggctcgaagggccgaatggcctactcatgcacctgttgtctattttctataataaagtcacaaactaaatatattcaccaatcaagacatgatatatcccacaatgacatgtagCAAAATTATAATTCAGTATatcaactctttttacatgttgcaatgaatgcaatttctattatttctttccacttccaaacaaaaatggggttggattattcaacgtacgttcaacctgtgtcaataaatcctttgACCATGGtctacttcttcttatcgagtccacacacaagaatagaagttgttcagccagagctgaacacacttctcggcatctgcacaatgttgtctgtcttgcgcttcttgtgcgtggtggtggaaagattggttgaaacagggccgcgacgtgaacgctctttccttggcaccttgaccatggtaacatatgtgcttaaccatgcacactacagattgatgcaagcatgttttttgTGAAGGGCCGACAATTattatgacatggccatagcatgggtctattcctcttgaatcttcaatcacagaaacatagaaaataggtgcgggagtaggccattcggcccttcgagcctgcaccgccattcaatatgatcatggctgatcatccaacccagtatcctgtacctaccttctctccataccccctgatccctttagccacaagggccacatctaactccctcttaaatatagccaatgaactggcctcaactattttctgtggcagagaattccagagattcaccactctctgtgtgaaaattttttttctcatctcggtcctaaaagatttccctcttatccttaaactgtgaccccttgttctggacttccccaacatcaggaacaatcttcctgcatctagcctgtccaaccccttaagaattttgtaagtttctataagatccccctcaatcttctaaattctagcgagtacaagccgagtctatccagtcttttttcatatgaaagtcctgacatcccaggaatcagtctggtgaacctctgtactccctctatggcaagaatgtctttcctcagattaggagaacaaaactgtacgcaatactccaggtgtggtctcaccaagaccctgtacaactgcaatagaacctccctgctcctatactcaaatccttttgctatgaatgctaacataccattcgctttcttcactgcctgctgcacctgcatgcctactttcaatgactggtgtaccatgacacccaggtttcgttgcatctccttttcctaatcggccaccattcagctaATTCCTCTTGAATCTTCAATCATCAATCTCTGTTGTGCCCAGTCACAGCAAGGTAAGTTGATAAAGAATTGAATCGATCTGTTGGACACCTTTGAAGGTAGACATGGTAACAGGGAAAAATAGATACATAATATATGTACTcttgtactcggcttgtactcgctagaatttaaaagattgaggggggatcttatagaaacttacaaaattcttaaggagttgtacAGGCcagatgaaggaagattgttcccaatgttggggaagtccagaacaaggggtcacagtttaaggataagggggaaatcttttaggaccgagatgagaaaaacatttttcacacagagattggtgaatctgtggaattctctgccacagaaggtggttgaggccagttcattggctatatttaagaggtagttagatgtggcccttgttactaaatggatcagggggtatggagagaaggcaggtacagggtactgagttggatgatcagccatgatcatattgaatggcggtacaggctcgaagggccgaatggcctactcctgcacctattttctatatttctatgtttctatgttgcccgGCAGGACTTTAGATGGTCATTGGCAACCAGGCAATTTCGAGCCCTGGCAGCCTGgttgtcaaagtttgtttcttaaaaagcagatagcaacaaaaaggTGTTAAAGGTAAAACGTGGCAATCTTTAAtcgattcgtcagacgggagtggcaaaagatctacaatgagcacaaacgttgctcagtgcttctcgggctcccactcacagaacaaagaagagttggcacaattatacatttttcttatcagtaaaacagtcCTACttggtctgaatatggcatgactgaaagattctgcagTCTTTCAGAAGATTGGaaggctgggtccaaatcaagctcatccaataacacgttattacttatctctggagcgtccgCTATTTCCTTATATCttagcttctttatggccttgaatgaaGCATATGTTATTgctgcaggctgccatcttaatatCTTTATTGAAAGACAACTGTCCTccatattataaccatataacaattacagcacggaaaacaggccatctcggcccttcaagtccgtgctgaacacttattttcccctagtcccatctacctgcacttagaccataaccctccattcctttcccgtccatatacctatccaatttaattttaaataataaaatcgaacctgcctccaccacttccactggaagctcattccacacagctaccactctctgagtaaagaagttccccctcatgttacccctaaatttgtcccttaattctcaagtcatgtcttcttgtttgaatcgtccctactctcaatgggaaaagcttatccacgtcaactctgtctatccctctcatcattttaacgacctctatcaagtccccccttaaccttctgcgctccaaagaataaagacctaacttgttcaacctttctctgtaacttagttgctgaaacccagacaacattctagtaaatcccctctgtactctctctattttgttgacatccttcctataattaggcgaccaaaattgtacaccactccagaattggcctcaccaatgccttgtgcaattttaacattacatcccaacttctatactcaatgctctgatttataatggCCAGCAAtaaatattgtgttccatataatttacaaagtcattcagacttgtcaccgagccattcttttgttctactagtccatgcttttgtagaagaatgactccattttagatttgactatcagatttgactattagctctttcatggTGGAGTGGGTGAGCCCATGCCGCACAGGGTGCAGATTTAGGggtgctccccggtgtgggtgcgctggtggtgcAGCAGGCTGGTGTAGTAGGTGAAACACTTGCTGCAtttgctgcaggtgtagggctgctccccggtgtgcaggcgcctgtgaaCCTTCAGGCTCGTGGaaaacttgaagcctttgccgcagtgggagcaggtgaagggccgctcactgcggtGCACCCACCAGTGCACCTGCAGCCCCGACaaccgggcaaagctcttgccgcagctgGAGCAGACATAGggtttctcgcccgtgtgcactcgCCGGTGGATCTTCAGCTGATGCGccctcttgaagctcttgccacagttGGAGCAGCCAAAGGGCCTGGGCgtgggacggtcgccggcgtgcaccagctggtgggacagcaggcggttggagcgggtgaagcccttgccgcacaggGCGCAGGAGTAGGgatgctcgccggtgtgggtgcgctggtgctgcagcagtgttttggagcgggtgaagcccttgccgcagtcgctgcagatgtggggccgctccccggtgtgcaggcgcctgtgcaccttcaggtccgtggacgacttgaagccttttgtgcagtcggagcaggtgaagggccgctcactgctgtgcacccgccggtgctgccgtagCCCCGACGACTGAGCAAAGCTCTTGTCGCAGTCggggcagccatagggcttctcgcccgtgtgaacCTGCCGGTGGATCTTCAGCTCATTCAACCtcttgaagctcttgctgcagtcggagcagccgaagggcttctcgcccgtgtgcacccgccggtgggtcttcAGCTCATTCGTCGTCTTGAAgcacttgccgcagtcggagcaggtgaagggcttctcgcccgtgtgcacccgccggtggatcttcaGTTCATTCGTCgttgtgaagcccttgccgcagtcggagcaggtaaaGGGCTTCTTGCCGGAGTGCACTTGGTAGTGCCGCAGCAGGTGGGCGTAGAGGGAGAATTTCTTGCCGCACTCCgaacagtcgaaggggcgttctcccgtgtgcacccgccagtgGATCTCCAGCTTGCTCaggctctgccaggccttgccgcACACGTCGCActtataacgcttctccttgttatgCCCCGCCATATGGTCCGccaccgaagctcagcccctcgaagctcggcCCGCACACGGGGAGCTCACCGGCACCTTGGCTGCCCTCAATGgctgctcacgtccccgtctctcctaaaccctgcaggaggggaacacagagggtcaacaagctggcaaacaggacattactagcgctTGAACGTTCCTGGTGCTTGAagaggaggaaggggaaggggggggttagGGAGGGGATAGGAACTCTCactccaattggtcccttgaattagt
This genomic interval carries:
- the LOC116986555 gene encoding zinc finger protein 132-like, with amino-acid sequence MAGHNKEKRYKCDVCGKAWQSLSKLEIHWRVHTGERPFDCSECGKKFSLYAHLLRHYQVHSGKKPFTCSDCGKGFTTTNELKIHRKSFKRLNELKIHRQVHTGEKPYGCPDCDKSFAQSSGLRQHRPFGCSNCGKSFKRAHQLKIHRRVHTGEKPYVCSSCGKSFARLSGLQVHWRLHTGEQPYTCSKCSKCFTYYTSLLHHQRTHTGEHP